The Flavobacterium commune genome contains a region encoding:
- a CDS encoding N-acetylglucosamine kinase: MKLIVDSGSTKADWIAIDDHGKILFTTQTLGLNPEILEGDQIVARLEDRFDIQQSKKEATHLFFYGAGCGTDRMKISLTAVFQDYFPNAKIVVEEDTYAAVYATTPKDEKAIVCILGTGSNCSYFDGTQLHQKVQSLGYIVMDDASGNVFGKELIRKYYFNKMPKDLAVEFEKEFNVDPDFIKNKLYKEENPNAYLATFAKFLIQHKETEFCQKIIRKGMKSFVKNYIQQYDNCKEVPVHFIGSIAYYLKEELQHTFDKYNLQLGNVLRRPIDGLISYHVANK; this comes from the coding sequence ATGAAATTAATAGTTGATAGTGGTTCTACCAAAGCCGACTGGATTGCGATAGACGATCATGGAAAAATATTATTTACAACTCAAACACTGGGTTTAAATCCGGAAATCCTGGAAGGAGATCAAATTGTAGCTCGTTTAGAGGATCGATTTGATATTCAACAAAGCAAAAAAGAGGCTACTCATTTATTTTTCTATGGTGCAGGTTGCGGAACTGACAGAATGAAAATCAGTTTGACTGCTGTTTTTCAGGATTATTTTCCAAATGCTAAAATTGTTGTGGAAGAAGATACTTATGCGGCTGTTTATGCAACTACGCCAAAAGACGAAAAAGCAATTGTTTGTATCCTGGGAACAGGTTCCAATTGCAGTTATTTTGATGGAACTCAATTGCATCAAAAAGTACAATCTTTAGGGTATATCGTTATGGATGACGCCAGTGGAAATGTTTTTGGAAAAGAATTAATCAGAAAATATTATTTTAATAAGATGCCTAAAGATTTAGCTGTTGAATTTGAAAAAGAGTTCAATGTGGATCCTGATTTTATTAAAAACAAATTATATAAAGAAGAGAATCCAAACGCTTATTTGGCCACCTTCGCTAAGTTTTTAATTCAGCATAAAGAAACTGAGTTTTGTCAAAAAATTATTCGTAAAGGAATGAAGTCTTTTGTGAAAAATTACATTCAGCAATATGATAATTGCAAAGAGGTTCCGGTTCATTTTATTGGTTCAATTGCTTATTATTTAAAAGAGGAATTGCAACATACTTTCGATAAATACAACTTACAATTAGGTAATGTTTTAAGAAGACCTATTGATGGTTTGATTTCGTATCACGTAGCTAATAAATAA
- a CDS encoding translocation/assembly module TamB domain-containing protein encodes MLGIALSLPAVQTKVGKYLMNRINNDFGTSINIDKVRVSVFGGVKIKNVLILDHHKDTLIYTRILNTTIFDVNAVLEGDLLFKKIHLDGVLFDMKTYKNEKKTNMDVFIDAFDSGKPPTGKHFLLTSDKAYINHGHFRLTDENKANPKDVDFKNINTELTNFKLYGPDVDIIINKLSFLDSGGLFVKDLSTVFSYTKKKIKLENLDLTTSESKIKAEVALNYKIEDFAHFNDKVKFDVKIHSASIASNDVRYFYNELAKNHFFYINRANINGTLNDLYVNRLKLVDSKKSRIEGAIRFKNIFGKQHQRFYMDGDFSRINSSYDNLVNLLPNVLGKKLPVELKTLGGFWMEGSTQLTATAIDAALNLKSEIGRVQSVFSMTNIDFIDKATYTGNVVFENFDVGTFLNREDLGKVTMDVNVDGKGFTEKFLNTQLKGTINTVDYKNYRYSNIVVNGNFKLPYYKGQISVDDPNLDMEFDGLVDLSAKENKYDFHINVAHANLNKLKFVKDSISNFKGDVVVQVTGNTIENLQGNIYIKETSYQNVKDTYFFDDFNINSTFDEKGIRTLTIDSPDIVEGKVVGRFQFSQLGRLAKNSLGSLYTNFKPEKVNKGQFLRFNFTIYSKIVEILYPEIALATNTVLKGNIKSDGQEFKMNFNSPKIVYAKNTFDNISVAIDNKNPLYNAYVELDSIKTPYYKMRDFSLINIITKDTLLFRSEFKGGEKGEDYFNLNLYHTIDEDNNNVVGISKSEMKFKENLWYLNQQDRSDNKIVFDKSVKNFNFDNIILSHENQSVALNGVIKDNLNKNLELSFKDVDLYKITPLSSKFVFNGNVNGAIHFKQNNQIYKPTASLIVDKLNINKTDLGTLKFDIEGDQNLEKFSINSYLQNDNLESFNANGSFEIVNKKTVLDLKLKLDKFNLGVFSSLGGDVLSNIRGFVTGNSIVTGDVNKPKISGRLFVDKAGMTIPYLNVDYQLSDRSVVDLVDETFLFRNNTITDSKFNTRGLLNGSIEHNNFADWKLDFGITSKRLVVLDTKDSEDAAYYGTAFINGAATIKGPTNALLIKIDAKSEKGSDVKIPINYAESVGENSFIHFVTPKEKYNKKMGIVENTRKYNGLELKFDLDITPDAEVEVILDRNSGHGMRGRGYGSLLFEINTLGKFNMWGDFQAYEGTYNFKYGGLIDKKFDVKKGGSISWEGNPMRAQLNLQAVYKTIANPAVLLDNSSFNRKVPVNVVIGIQGDLASPDPDFNIEFPTVSNVLKSEIQYKLYDKDVRQTQALYLLSSGGFLSPEGVNQSDFSGSLFETASSLLGDILKTDSDKFKVGLNYVSPDRRIGRETDGRVVATISSKINERISINGKVGVPFGGINESAVVGDVEVLYRVNQDGTMNLRLFNRENDINYIGQGIGYTQGLGVTYDVDFDTFRELVSKIFKKYRIQNTGNTNEYFQDSNVIPEYINFSKKKAPKKADSKKNKEAVKAEDEE; translated from the coding sequence ATGCTTGGTATTGCTTTATCGTTACCAGCGGTTCAAACTAAGGTAGGTAAGTATTTAATGAATCGTATCAATAATGATTTTGGTACAAGTATCAATATTGACAAAGTTAGAGTATCAGTTTTTGGTGGAGTAAAAATTAAAAACGTATTGATTTTAGATCACCATAAGGACACTTTAATTTATACCCGAATTTTAAATACTACTATTTTTGATGTCAATGCTGTTTTAGAAGGCGATTTGTTGTTTAAGAAAATTCATCTGGATGGAGTTTTGTTTGATATGAAAACTTACAAAAACGAAAAGAAAACTAATATGGATGTTTTCATAGATGCCTTTGATTCGGGGAAACCACCTACAGGAAAACATTTTCTTCTGACATCAGATAAGGCTTACATCAATCATGGGCATTTTAGATTGACAGATGAGAATAAAGCCAATCCAAAGGATGTTGATTTTAAAAATATTAATACCGAATTGACCAATTTTAAACTCTATGGTCCTGATGTGGATATTATTATAAATAAATTATCTTTTTTAGATTCAGGAGGTTTGTTTGTAAAAGATTTAAGTACTGTTTTTAGTTATACCAAGAAAAAAATAAAGCTGGAAAATCTGGATTTAACCACTTCTGAATCCAAAATAAAAGCTGAAGTGGCGCTGAATTATAAAATTGAAGATTTTGCCCATTTTAATGATAAAGTTAAGTTTGATGTTAAGATTCATTCGGCTTCGATAGCAAGTAATGATGTCCGTTATTTTTATAATGAATTAGCTAAAAATCATTTCTTCTATATCAACAGAGCCAATATTAATGGAACTTTAAACGATTTGTATGTAAATCGTTTAAAGTTAGTTGATTCGAAAAAATCAAGAATTGAAGGAGCTATTCGTTTCAAAAATATTTTTGGAAAACAACATCAGCGATTTTATATGGATGGCGATTTTAGCCGAATCAACTCGAGTTACGATAATTTAGTGAACCTTCTTCCTAATGTTCTTGGCAAAAAACTACCGGTTGAATTAAAAACATTGGGGGGTTTTTGGATGGAAGGAAGCACCCAACTTACAGCTACAGCTATCGATGCAGCACTTAATTTGAAATCAGAAATTGGAAGAGTACAGTCGGTTTTTTCGATGACAAATATAGATTTTATTGACAAAGCGACTTATACCGGAAATGTAGTTTTTGAAAATTTTGATGTTGGAACTTTTTTAAATCGTGAAGATTTAGGAAAAGTAACCATGGATGTCAATGTAGATGGAAAAGGATTTACAGAGAAATTCTTGAACACACAGTTAAAAGGAACTATCAATACAGTTGATTATAAAAATTACAGATACAGCAATATTGTTGTTAATGGTAATTTTAAATTGCCTTATTATAAAGGACAAATTTCGGTAGATGATCCTAATCTGGATATGGAATTTGATGGTTTGGTTGATTTAAGTGCCAAAGAAAATAAATATGATTTTCATATCAATGTGGCTCATGCCAATTTGAATAAGCTGAAATTTGTAAAGGATAGTATTTCTAATTTTAAAGGTGATGTGGTGGTACAGGTCACGGGAAATACTATTGAAAATTTACAGGGAAATATTTATATAAAAGAGACTTCGTATCAAAATGTAAAGGATACTTATTTTTTTGATGATTTTAATATTAATTCCACTTTTGACGAAAAAGGAATTCGTACGCTAACAATTGATTCTCCGGATATTGTTGAAGGAAAAGTGGTGGGGCGTTTTCAATTTAGTCAATTAGGAAGATTGGCTAAGAATTCACTGGGTAGTTTATATACTAATTTTAAGCCCGAAAAAGTAAACAAAGGACAATTTTTAAGGTTTAATTTTACTATTTACAGTAAGATTGTTGAGATTTTATATCCCGAAATTGCGTTGGCAACCAATACGGTTCTTAAAGGAAACATCAAATCGGATGGTCAGGAATTTAAGATGAATTTTAATTCGCCTAAAATTGTGTATGCTAAGAATACTTTTGATAATATTAGTGTTGCTATTGATAATAAAAATCCGTTGTACAATGCTTATGTGGAATTAGATAGCATCAAAACGCCTTATTATAAAATGCGTGATTTTAGCTTGATTAACATCATCACTAAAGATACTTTACTGTTTCGTTCCGAGTTTAAAGGAGGCGAAAAAGGAGAAGATTATTTCAACCTGAATTTATACCATACTATTGATGAGGATAATAATAATGTGGTAGGTATTAGTAAATCAGAGATGAAATTCAAGGAGAATTTATGGTATTTGAATCAACAGGACCGATCGGATAATAAAATAGTTTTTGATAAATCGGTTAAGAATTTCAATTTTGATAATATCATACTTTCTCACGAAAATCAATCTGTGGCTTTGAATGGGGTGATAAAAGATAATTTGAATAAGAATTTAGAACTTAGTTTTAAAGATGTTGATTTGTATAAAATTACGCCTTTGAGCAGTAAGTTTGTGTTTAACGGAAATGTAAACGGTGCCATTCATTTTAAGCAAAACAATCAGATTTATAAGCCCACCGCTTCATTAATAGTCGATAAACTGAATATTAATAAAACCGACTTGGGAACTTTGAAGTTTGATATTGAAGGAGATCAAAATCTGGAAAAATTCAGTATTAATTCTTATTTGCAAAATGATAATCTGGAATCTTTTAATGCTAACGGAAGTTTTGAAATTGTCAACAAGAAAACGGTTCTTGATTTAAAATTGAAATTGGATAAGTTTAATTTAGGTGTTTTTAGTTCGTTAGGAGGTGACGTTTTGTCTAATATCAGAGGATTTGTAACAGGAAATTCAATTGTAACAGGAGATGTAAATAAGCCAAAAATAAGCGGACGATTGTTTGTAGATAAAGCAGGAATGACTATTCCTTATCTCAATGTTGATTATCAGTTGAGTGATCGTTCAGTAGTGGATTTGGTAGATGAGACATTTTTGTTTAGAAATAATACCATTACAGATTCTAAATTTAATACCAGAGGTTTATTGAATGGTAGTATTGAGCATAATAATTTTGCAGACTGGAAACTGGATTTTGGGATAACTTCCAAAAGGCTGGTGGTTTTAGATACCAAGGATTCTGAAGATGCTGCCTATTATGGAACTGCTTTTATTAACGGAGCTGCAACGATTAAAGGACCTACTAATGCTTTGTTGATAAAAATTGACGCAAAATCAGAGAAGGGATCCGACGTTAAAATACCTATTAATTATGCCGAGAGTGTAGGCGAGAATTCTTTTATTCACTTTGTAACACCCAAGGAAAAGTATAATAAAAAAATGGGAATTGTCGAAAATACCCGAAAGTATAATGGTCTTGAGTTAAAATTTGATTTGGACATAACGCCTGATGCCGAGGTTGAAGTGATATTAGACAGAAATTCAGGACATGGAATGCGTGGTAGAGGTTATGGTTCACTTTTGTTTGAAATTAACACTTTAGGAAAATTTAATATGTGGGGTGATTTCCAGGCTTATGAAGGAACTTATAATTTTAAATACGGCGGATTAATTGATAAGAAGTTTGATGTAAAAAAAGGAGGTTCTATTTCCTGGGAAGGGAATCCAATGCGAGCGCAGTTGAATTTACAGGCGGTTTACAAAACCATTGCGAATCCTGCTGTTTTGTTGGACAATTCTTCATTTAACCGAAAAGTCCCGGTGAATGTAGTTATTGGTATTCAGGGAGATTTAGCCAGTCCGGATCCTGATTTTAATATAGAATTCCCAACGGTGAGTAATGTTTTAAAGTCAGAAATTCAATATAAATTATACGATAAAGATGTAAGGCAAACACAGGCTTTGTATTTGCTTTCTTCGGGAGGTTTTTTGAGTCCGGAAGGAGTGAATCAGTCTGATTTTTCGGGAAGTTTGTTTGAAACCGCTTCCAGTTTGTTAGGAGATATTTTAAAGACGGATAGTGATAAGTTTAAGGTAGGACTGAATTATGTTTCTCCTGACAGAAGAATTGGTAGAGAAACCGATGGTAGAGTAGTAGCAACTATTTCGTCAAAAATTAATGAGCGTATTTCTATTAACGGAAAGGTAGGGGTTCCTTTTGGAGGAATTAATGAATCGGCAGTAGTAGGCGATGTTGAAGTTTTGTATAGGGTAAATCAGGATGGAACAATGAATTTACGATTATTCAACAGAGAAAATGATATTAATTATATTGGTCAGGGAATAGGTTATACCCAAGGTTTAGGGGTGACTTATGATGTTGATTTTGATACTTTCAGGGAATTGGTTAGTAAGATATTTAAAAAATACCGTATTCAAAATACCGGGAATACTAATGAGTATTTTCAGGATTCTAATGTAATTCCGGAGTATATTAATTTCAGTAAAAAGAAAGCTCCTAAAAAAGCTGATTCAAAAAAGAATAAAGAAGCGGTTAAAGCCGAGGACGAAGAGTAG
- a CDS encoding putative LPS assembly protein LptD: MPSQKSSHNFTKIVFIPLRTNLFHIVLLSFFLTFGATNIYSQDITKKTKPIAIPKQQQTATTQKKPEITVNDSITKVKDSVKTDSIKPKKAFLEGKVKYKAEQYAKIDQKKKLITLYDNAELYYQDIELKSGKIVMDYEKNEVYAGRIKDSLGKYTQYPNFKQGENIIEPDSIRFNFKTKKALIWNSKTDQGEFNVKAAITKKENDSVYFLKGARFTTSTNKENPEYYFQTNKVKFIPGKKVITGLTNLVIADVPTPIALPFAFFPMSKETSVSGLILPSYNDSNNRGFSLQNGGYYFALSDHYDLTVLGDYYTNGSYGMRFESSYATRYKYRGNVNIRFENLINSERGYPDYSRQNIYNIQWSHSRDSKANPNSSFSASVNLGSSKYYQQSINQSNIGSSLNNTLSSSVSYSKTFNIIPQARLSLSATHSQNTQTETINMTLPTLQFSLDRMYPFVGKDGVKKGFFKNINLQYNLNGRNSITTTDSLFFKPEMFKDAQMGMQHSIPLSTNFKLFKYFSASTSVNYEEIWYAKTIRRAYDAEQSAVVDRTVNGFDAFRTYNLSASLGTTIYGTFNFGENKKIQAIRHVMRPSISYAYTPSFEKYYDTYASDASGTMDKRYTRFEGGIYGAPGLSNSNTMGISISNTFEAKVRDADSTKTEPKKVMLLNNLNLSTSYNLDADGVTALAWSPVRVSTGAQFFQNKLNANFATTLDPYAIDNSGRRINKFNIDNGGSLFRMTSANITLNYALSSKDKEDKKNKNTEQTTRNGGREDDLFGTATDLNDNRQSLFDGSEEEGEDTISEFFNAKLPWDMTFAYSFTYSNNNRESRITGNSLMISANTDLTPKWKVGVSTGYDFVQNGVTYTQLRFERDLASWRLSFNWTPFGNNANWNFFIGIKSGMLSDIKWEKRNYPTR, encoded by the coding sequence TTGCCGAGTCAAAAATCGAGCCATAATTTTACAAAAATAGTATTTATCCCTTTGCGTACAAACTTATTTCATATCGTTTTACTATCCTTTTTCCTAACATTTGGGGCAACTAACATATATTCGCAAGATATAACAAAAAAAACGAAGCCTATTGCTATTCCTAAGCAACAACAAACTGCAACAACACAAAAAAAGCCCGAAATCACTGTAAATGACAGCATAACAAAGGTAAAAGACAGCGTAAAAACCGATAGTATTAAACCCAAAAAAGCATTTTTGGAAGGAAAAGTAAAATACAAAGCAGAGCAATACGCTAAAATTGACCAAAAAAAGAAATTAATCACTTTGTACGACAATGCCGAACTTTATTACCAGGATATTGAATTAAAATCGGGTAAAATTGTAATGGATTATGAAAAAAACGAAGTTTATGCCGGTCGAATTAAAGATTCTTTAGGTAAATACACTCAATATCCCAACTTTAAACAGGGCGAAAATATTATAGAACCGGACTCGATACGCTTTAATTTCAAAACAAAAAAAGCCCTAATATGGAACTCAAAAACTGATCAGGGAGAATTTAATGTAAAAGCAGCTATTACAAAAAAAGAAAATGATTCTGTTTACTTTTTAAAAGGAGCTCGTTTTACAACATCTACAAATAAAGAAAATCCCGAATATTATTTTCAAACCAATAAGGTAAAATTTATTCCGGGTAAAAAAGTAATTACCGGATTAACTAATTTAGTCATTGCCGATGTACCCACACCTATTGCCCTGCCTTTTGCTTTTTTTCCGATGAGCAAAGAAACCAGTGTTTCCGGATTAATTTTACCCAGTTATAACGACTCAAACAATCGTGGATTTTCATTGCAAAACGGAGGATACTATTTTGCACTTAGTGACCATTACGATTTAACTGTCCTGGGAGATTACTACACTAACGGCAGTTATGGTATGCGATTTGAATCCTCCTACGCTACCCGATACAAATACAGAGGAAATGTTAACATCCGTTTTGAAAACCTTATCAATAGTGAAAGAGGCTATCCTGACTATTCCAGACAAAATATATACAACATTCAATGGTCACATTCCAGAGATTCGAAAGCTAATCCTAATTCGAGTTTCTCAGCATCGGTTAACTTAGGAAGTAGTAAATATTACCAACAATCTATTAATCAGTCCAATATTGGATCTTCATTAAACAACACCTTAAGTTCGTCAGTTTCTTACTCTAAAACATTCAATATTATTCCTCAGGCACGTTTGTCATTGTCTGCTACGCATTCGCAAAATACCCAAACTGAGACCATTAATATGACTTTGCCAACTTTGCAATTTAGCTTAGACAGAATGTACCCCTTTGTTGGAAAAGATGGTGTAAAAAAAGGTTTTTTCAAAAACATCAACTTACAGTATAATTTAAACGGACGTAATTCCATTACCACTACCGATTCGTTGTTTTTCAAACCCGAAATGTTTAAAGATGCACAAATGGGAATGCAACACAGTATTCCTTTGAGTACTAACTTTAAATTATTCAAATATTTTAGTGCTTCGACTTCTGTTAATTACGAAGAGATTTGGTACGCAAAAACCATCCGAAGAGCTTATGATGCTGAACAAAGTGCTGTAGTTGACCGAACAGTAAACGGATTTGATGCTTTTAGAACCTATAACCTGTCTGCCAGTTTAGGAACTACTATTTACGGAACTTTCAATTTTGGTGAAAATAAAAAAATACAAGCCATCAGACACGTTATGCGTCCCTCTATTTCGTATGCTTATACTCCAAGTTTTGAAAAATATTACGACACCTATGCCTCTGATGCCAGCGGAACTATGGACAAACGATACACCCGATTTGAAGGCGGAATTTATGGCGCTCCGGGATTAAGCAATTCCAATACGATGGGAATTAGCATCAGTAACACCTTTGAAGCAAAAGTTAGAGATGCTGATTCAACGAAAACAGAGCCCAAAAAAGTAATGCTATTAAACAACCTGAATTTATCTACCAGCTACAATCTTGATGCCGATGGGGTTACCGCACTGGCCTGGTCTCCGGTAAGAGTAAGTACGGGAGCACAATTTTTTCAAAACAAACTAAATGCAAACTTTGCTACTACTTTAGATCCTTATGCAATTGATAATTCAGGACGAAGAATTAACAAATTTAATATTGACAATGGAGGAAGCTTATTCAGAATGACCAGTGCCAATATTACACTAAACTATGCTTTATCAAGTAAAGATAAAGAAGATAAAAAGAATAAAAACACGGAGCAAACCACCAGAAATGGTGGTCGTGAAGACGACCTTTTCGGAACAGCAACAGATTTGAATGACAACAGACAAAGTTTATTTGATGGCAGCGAGGAAGAAGGCGAAGATACTATTTCGGAATTTTTCAATGCCAAACTGCCTTGGGATATGACTTTTGCTTATTCTTTTACTTATAGCAATAACAATCGTGAAAGCAGGATTACAGGAAATTCTCTAATGATTTCGGCCAATACCGATTTAACTCCAAAATGGAAAGTAGGAGTATCTACAGGATATGATTTTGTTCAAAACGGAGTTACCTATACCCAATTGCGATTTGAACGCGATTTAGCAAGCTGGAGACTAAGTTTTAACTGGACTCCTTTTGGAAATAACGCTAACTGGAATTTCTTTATCGGAATTAAATCAGGTATGTTGAGCGATATTAAATGGGAAAAACGCAACTACCCTACTCGTTAA
- the pfkA gene encoding 6-phosphofructokinase: MLKTIKKIGVLTSGGDSPGMNAAIRSVVRTCAYHNIECVGIYRGYQGMIEGDFKEMGPRSVNNIINKGGTILKSARSSEFRTAEGRKKAHDNLVKEGVEALVVIGGDGTFTGALIFNSEYNFPVMGIPGTIDNDIYGTTHTLGYDTALNTVVDCIDKIRDTASSHNRLFFVEVMGRDAGHIALNAGIAGGAEEILIPEEDLGLDRLLESLQKSKASGKSSSIVVIAEGDKIGKNVFELKDYVDANLPEYDVRVSVLGHMQRGGSPSCFDRVLASRLGVKAVESLLDGVSNFMVGLKNDTVNLTPLSLAIKGKSEIDRELLRVSDIITT; the protein is encoded by the coding sequence ATGCTAAAAACAATAAAAAAAATAGGTGTTTTAACCTCAGGTGGAGATTCACCGGGAATGAATGCCGCGATACGTTCTGTAGTTCGAACTTGTGCTTATCATAATATAGAATGTGTTGGGATTTACAGAGGATACCAAGGGATGATTGAAGGAGACTTCAAAGAAATGGGACCTCGTAGTGTAAATAATATTATTAATAAAGGAGGAACGATTTTAAAATCGGCTCGTTCATCTGAATTCAGAACTGCTGAAGGAAGAAAAAAAGCACATGATAACTTAGTTAAAGAAGGAGTTGAAGCTTTAGTAGTTATCGGAGGAGACGGTACGTTTACAGGAGCTTTGATTTTTAACTCAGAATATAATTTTCCTGTAATGGGAATTCCGGGAACTATCGATAATGATATTTACGGAACAACACATACTTTAGGATATGATACTGCTTTAAATACCGTAGTAGATTGTATCGATAAAATTAGAGATACTGCCAGTTCACACAATCGTTTATTCTTTGTGGAAGTAATGGGAAGAGATGCCGGACACATTGCATTGAACGCAGGTATTGCAGGTGGTGCTGAAGAAATTTTAATTCCTGAAGAAGATTTAGGGCTAGATCGTCTATTGGAATCACTTCAAAAAAGTAAAGCTTCCGGAAAATCATCCAGTATTGTTGTAATTGCAGAAGGAGATAAAATAGGTAAAAATGTATTCGAATTAAAAGATTATGTGGATGCTAATTTGCCCGAATATGATGTTCGTGTATCTGTATTAGGACACATGCAGCGTGGAGGTTCGCCTTCTTGTTTTGATAGGGTATTAGCTAGCCGTTTAGGTGTTAAAGCTGTAGAATCATTATTAGACGGAGTGTCTAACTTTATGGTAGGATTAAAAAATGATACTGTAAATCTTACTCCATTATCATTAGCCATCAAAGGTAAGTCGGAAATCGACAGAGAGTTGTTGAGAGTTTCAGATATTATCACAACTTAA
- a CDS encoding RidA family protein — MKKVIFTEKAPAPIGPYNQAILTGNTLYTSGQIAINPADGSLVTATIEAETTQVMENLKAVLEAAGMTFENVVKSTIFIMNMNDFGAINGIYGSYFNEKTAPARETVQVACLPKNVNVEISVIAIL, encoded by the coding sequence ATGAAAAAAGTAATTTTTACCGAAAAAGCCCCTGCTCCTATTGGTCCGTATAATCAAGCCATACTTACCGGTAACACCTTATACACTTCGGGACAAATCGCCATCAATCCAGCTGACGGAAGTTTAGTTACCGCTACTATCGAAGCCGAAACAACTCAGGTTATGGAAAATCTAAAAGCTGTTTTGGAAGCTGCCGGAATGACTTTTGAAAACGTTGTAAAATCAACTATTTTTATCATGAACATGAATGATTTTGGAGCTATCAACGGCATTTATGGTTCTTATTTTAACGAAAAAACCGCTCCAGCTCGTGAAACGGTTCAGGTGGCTTGTTTGCCAAAAAATGTAAATGTAGAAATTTCAGTAATTGCTATACTCTAG
- a CDS encoding methylglyoxal synthase — protein MEIAIISHDGKKVDMVQFLNKNKDILSRENIQLIATGTTGGRAEKAGFKVMKMLSGPIGGDAQIAARVAEGKTNMVFFFKDPLASHPHEPDVSMLVRVCDVHNVPLATNEATAQLLLDAIATRV, from the coding sequence ATGGAAATTGCTATTATTTCACACGATGGAAAAAAAGTTGACATGGTTCAATTTTTAAATAAAAATAAAGATATTTTATCCAGAGAAAATATTCAGCTTATTGCTACCGGTACAACCGGTGGAAGAGCTGAAAAAGCAGGTTTTAAAGTAATGAAAATGCTTTCAGGACCTATAGGAGGTGATGCTCAAATAGCTGCCAGAGTGGCTGAAGGAAAAACTAATATGGTTTTCTTTTTTAAAGACCCTTTGGCAAGTCACCCACACGAACCAGATGTGAGTATGCTTGTTCGTGTATGTGACGTACACAATGTGCCTTTGGCTACTAATGAAGCTACAGCACAATTATTATTAGATGCAATTGCTACTAGAGTATAG
- the gap gene encoding type I glyceraldehyde-3-phosphate dehydrogenase: MSKVKLGINGFGRIGRIVFRESFNRDNVEVVAINDLLDVDHLAYLLKYDSVHGRFDGDVEVKEGKLYVNGRNIRITAERNPADLKWNEVDVDVVAECTGIFTTIETANEHIKGGAKKVIISAPSADAPMFVMGVNHETAKATDLVVSNASCTTNCLAPLAKVIHDNFGIVEALMTTVHATTSTQMTADGPSRKDWRGGRAAAINIIPSSTGAAKAVGKVIPELNGKLTGMAFRVPTADVSTVDLTVKVAKETSYEEIMAVLKNASETNMKGILGYTEDAVVSQDFISDKRTSIIDATAGIGLNSTFFKLVSWYDNEYGYSSKLIDLSVHIAGLK, encoded by the coding sequence ATGTCAAAAGTAAAATTAGGAATAAACGGTTTCGGAAGAATCGGAAGAATTGTTTTTAGAGAGTCTTTCAACAGAGATAATGTAGAAGTTGTTGCAATCAATGACTTATTAGATGTAGATCACTTAGCTTACTTATTAAAATATGATTCAGTTCACGGTCGTTTTGATGGTGATGTTGAAGTAAAAGAAGGAAAATTATACGTAAACGGAAGAAACATCCGTATCACTGCTGAAAGAAATCCAGCTGACTTAAAATGGAATGAAGTTGACGTTGATGTAGTTGCTGAATGTACTGGTATTTTTACAACTATCGAAACTGCAAATGAGCACATTAAAGGTGGTGCTAAAAAAGTAATTATTTCTGCTCCTTCTGCTGATGCTCCAATGTTTGTAATGGGAGTAAACCACGAAACTGCAAAAGCTACTGATTTAGTTGTTTCTAACGCTTCTTGTACTACTAACTGTTTAGCTCCATTAGCTAAAGTAATTCACGATAACTTCGGAATTGTTGAAGCTTTGATGACTACTGTTCACGCTACAACTTCAACTCAAATGACTGCTGATGGTCCTTCTAGAAAAGACTGGAGAGGTGGACGTGCTGCTGCAATCAACATTATTCCTTCTTCTACAGGAGCTGCTAAAGCGGTTGGAAAAGTTATTCCTGAATTGAATGGAAAATTAACTGGTATGGCTTTCCGTGTTCCTACTGCTGACGTTTCTACTGTTGACTTAACTGTAAAAGTAGCTAAAGAAACTTCTTACGAAGAAATTATGGCTGTTTTGAAAAATGCTTCTGAAACTAACATGAAAGGTATCTTAGGATATACTGAAGATGCTGTTGTTTCTCAAGATTTTATCTCTGACAAAAGAACTTCAATCATTGATGCTACTGCAGGAATTGGTTTGAACTCTACTTTCTTTAAATTAGTATCTTGGTACGATAATGAGTACGGATACTCTAGTAAATTAATTGATTTATCTGTACATATTGCAGGTTTAAAATAA